TTCTATCAGCTCGAGCATGCGGACGACCACGGGGCGGACGTGGAGAAAGAGGCGGCGCAGGATGCTATTTGAATATCGGAGGGAAGATGACATTTTGGGCTAAAACGGATAAGGATGGCAATCCGGCACTCTCGGTTTACGACCACATGATAAATGTAGGATGCGTCGCGGAATGTCTTGTTGAAATGCTGACGCCGGGGATGCTGGACAGGTTCGGGATAACCGCAAAAGAAGTGGGCGTCCTGGCGGCTTTGCACGACATCGGGAAGATATCGCCCGCCTTTCAAATGAAATGCCGTCAATGGCTCATGCAAAACGGGTTGTTGGGCGCGTACAAGAATGGCGCTTTTATAACAGGAAACAAACGAGCAACGAAACACGGTTATGTCTCCCAGGTTTTTACACAAAAATTCCTCAAACAAAAAGGCGTGAGCCATACCAGAGCAAAATATATCGCTTCGGCCATTGGAGGTCATCACGGGCAGTTTCTGGCTCCTGAGGACAGGTCGGCTCCTCTGAATGATGATGCAAAGGCAGGCATCAAATGGGAATCAGAGCGCAACGATCACGCTGAAAACGTGCTCCAGTATTTTAGCCTGATGGATACAGGGCCCTGCTTTGACCCTGGCTCATTTGATTCTCCAGCCTTGAAATGGCTGGGCGGGGTCATCTCTGTTGCGGACTGGATTGGTTCGGATAACGTTTGTTTCCCCCGCCTGCAGGATCGCGATCATGTCCGGCGGGTGCTTGACATCCTTGGGTTTTCCCGCCCGCATATCAAACCCGCCCTGGCATTTAAAGACATATTCGGCGTAACCCCGTACGACTTCCAATCGAAGGCCATCGCCGCCATCACCGGTCCCGGGGTCTATGTGGTCGAGGCGCCGATGGGTATGGGCAAGACAGAGATCGCCCTCGCCGCCGCCTACGAGTTAATGGTTTCCGGCAAGGCGGGCGGCTTGTACTTTGCGTTGCCTACCCAGATAACAAGCAACAGTATCCACGAACGCATAAACAAGTATCTCGACCGCATTACCGAGGGAACCGCATCGAGCAGGCTCATCCATGCAGCCTCCTGGCTGAAAAATACGAACAGCGGGTCAATAAACCCGGCAATAACCGCCGGGGAGATAAACTGGCGGGAAGACGCAAGGGCGGGGAGAGACTGGTTCTCCTCAAACAAACGGGCATTGCTGGCGCGCTTCGGCGTGGGGACGGTTGACCAGCTGCTTCTCGGGGAATTGACGGTCAAACACTCTTTTGTCCGCCACTTCGCCCTGGCCGGGAAAGTCGTCATTCTCGACGAGATACACTCCTATGACGTGTATACGGCAACGATCATTAAAAAATTGATAGGCTCGCTCGAGGACCTCGGGTGCACGGTGATCATCCTGTCCGCCACACTGACCGCCGACGCACGGGCCGGTCTGCTGAGGACACAAACCTGTGACATCCCCTCTTATCCCCTGGTCACGGGGAGGCGGGAAGACGACAGGGAAC
The sequence above is a segment of the Syntrophorhabdaceae bacterium genome. Coding sequences within it:
- the cas3 gene encoding CRISPR-associated helicase Cas3', whose translation is MTFWAKTDKDGNPALSVYDHMINVGCVAECLVEMLTPGMLDRFGITAKEVGVLAALHDIGKISPAFQMKCRQWLMQNGLLGAYKNGAFITGNKRATKHGYVSQVFTQKFLKQKGVSHTRAKYIASAIGGHHGQFLAPEDRSAPLNDDAKAGIKWESERNDHAENVLQYFSLMDTGPCFDPGSFDSPALKWLGGVISVADWIGSDNVCFPRLQDRDHVRRVLDILGFSRPHIKPALAFKDIFGVTPYDFQSKAIAAITGPGVYVVEAPMGMGKTEIALAAAYELMVSGKAGGLYFALPTQITSNSIHERINKYLDRITEGTASSRLIHAASWLKNTNSGSINPAITAGEINWREDARAGRDWFSSNKRALLARFGVGTVDQLLLGELTVKHSFVRHFALAGKVVILDEIHSYDVYTATIIKKLIGSLEDLGCTVIILSATLTADARAGLLRTQTCDIPSYPLVTGRREDDRELSPITAAVPGEQRKVVKVDFVEKDYALSKAAETAGKGGCVLWVCNTIDEAQNQYTRVREATSSGGITVGLLHSRFPFWQREAHENEWMARLGKSRGNRAARILVATQVVEQSVDIDADLLITELAPSDMLLQRIGRLWRHERRNRPGADTPHVYIIDEPYSIEKLKWMTGGDIEKAFGPKGNVYSVYALLRSLEVWKNLPDHSIEVPTQIRQVLESTYEERDGEPEAWVELWMRHKGTEGMLKQAAAANCAGGLPALTDDDTRTRFTDIETVPVVLCRSIGQGRVVFLDGSSDTVNANDDFRISPARSIHKNVVKAAIYHFERPYTQDGPFEKYFPGNYLVAIVNNDGTVTMEELKDKYSFSYNAEIGLAINKRR